From Lagopus muta isolate bLagMut1 chromosome 12, bLagMut1 primary, whole genome shotgun sequence, one genomic window encodes:
- the FBXO31 gene encoding F-box only protein 31 isoform X2 — translation MAVCARLCGVGPARGCRRRGAAREQRRGGGGDSEPDTDTDPEEAGGGGGASAEDDELTERIECARPAPHPAEVGPNGRAPMSLLELPPELLVQIFGSLPGTDLPSLARVCTTFRRILRTDTIWRRRCREEYGVCENLRKLEITGVSCRDVYAKLLHRYRHILGLWQPDIGPYGGLLNVVVDGLFIIGWMYLPPHDPHVDDPMRFKPLFRIHLMERKSATVECMYGHKGPHNGHIQIVKKDEFSTKCNQTDHHRMSGGRQEEFRTWLREEWGRTLEDIFHEHMQELILMKFIYTSQYDNCLTYRRIYLPPSSPEDLIKPGLFKGTYGSHGLEIVMLSFHGRKAKGTKITGDPNIPAGQQTVEIDLAHPLQLPDIENLRDFSELSRIVLEVQEQVRREEQEEEQRREDEDRFQQAATSPAAQPQGGEGAEGEETASGAERAAQDKAPASQPFVLPMGVISRNEDYPRTCRVCFYGTGLIAGHGFTSPERTPGVFVLFDDDRFGFIWLELKSFSLYSRIKVSFQNAEAPSREAFDEMLKNIQSLAT, via the exons ATGGCGGTGTGTGCCCGGCTGTGCGGGGTCGGCCCGGCGCGGGGCTGCCGCCGGCGCGGGGCGGCACGGGAACAGCGGCGGGGAGGCGGAGGGGACAGCGAGCCCGACACCGACACGGACCCCGAGGAGGCTGGAGGCGGCGGAGGCGCTTCCGCTGAGGACGACGAATTGACGGAGCGCATCGAGTGCGCCAGGCCCGCGCCGCACCCCGCCGAGGTGGGTCCGAACGGGCGGGCACCGATGTCCCTCCTGGAGCTGCCTCCCGAGCTGCTGGTGCAGATCTTCGGCTCGCTGCCCGGCACCGACCTGCCCAGCCTGGCCCGGGTCTGCACCACCTTCCGTCGCATCCTCCGCACCGACACCATCTGGAGGCGGCGCTGCCGGGAAG AGTACGGCGTGTGTGAAAACCTGCGCAAGTTGGAGATCACAGGCGTGTCCTGCAGGGATGTCTATGCCAAAC TGCTGCACCGGTACCGACACATCCTGGGCTTGTGGCAGCCGGACATTGGGCCCTATGGGGGACTGCTGAACGTGGTG GTGGATGGCCTGTTCATCATTGGATGGATGTACCTGCCACCTCACGACCCTCACGTCGATGACCCGATGAGATTCAAACCTCTCTTCAGGATCCATCTGATGGAGAGGAAATCTGCAACGGTTGAGTGCATGTATGGCCATAAGGGACCTCATAATGGCCACATCCAG ATTGTGAAGAAGGACGAGTTCTCCACCAAATGCAACCAGACAGATCACCACCGCATGTCAGGGGGAAGGCAGGAG GAATTCCGGACATGGCTGCGGGAAGAGTGGGGTCGCACACTGGAGGACATCTTCCATGAGCACATGCAAGAGCTCATCTTGATGAAGTTCATCTACACCAGCCAATATGA CAACTGCTTGACATACCGACGCATCTACCTCCCTCCGAGCAGCCCTGAGGACCTCATCAAGCCAGGTCTCTTTAAGGGGACGTATGGGAGCCATGGGCTGGAGATTGTCATGTTGAGCTTTCATGGGAGGAAAGCCAAGGGGACTAAAATCACT GGAGATCCCAACATCCCAGCTGGGCAGCAGACTGTGGAGATAGACCTGGCTCACCCCCTGCAGCTGCCTGACATCGAGAACCTTCGTGATTTCAGTGAGCTCTCTCGCATTGTCCTGGAGGTGCAGGAGCAGGTGCGGcgggaggagcaggaggaggagcagcgCAGAGAGGACGAGGATCGCTTCCAGCAGGCTGCCACCTcacctgctgcacagccccaagGAGGAGAAGGTGCTGAAGGGGAAGAGACTGCTTCTGGGGCGGAACGGGCAGCCCAGGACAAGGCTCCAGCATCCCAGCCCTTCGTGCTGCCCATGGGGGTGATATCGAGGAACGAGGACTATCCCCGGACCTGCCGCGTTTG TTTCTATGGGACGGGGCTCATCGCTGGCCATGGCTTCACCAGCCCCGAGCGAACGCCCggtgtttttgttctctttgacGACGATCGCTTTGGATTCATCTGGTTGGAGCTCAAGTCCTTCAGTCTCTACAGTCGGATCAAAGTCTCCTTCCAGAACGCCGAAGCGCCTTCCCGGGAGGCTTTTGatgaaatgctgaagaacaTTCAGTCGTTGGCCACTTGA
- the FBXO31 gene encoding F-box only protein 31 isoform X1 → MAVCARLCGVGPARGCRRRGAAREQRRGGGGDSEPDTDTDPEEAGGGGGASAEDDELTERIECARPAPHPAEVGPNGRAPMSLLELPPELLVQIFGSLPGTDLPSLARVCTTFRRILRTDTIWRRRCREEYGVCENLRKLEITGVSCRDVYAKRINPRVKSGRFMKILPDYEHMEYRDVYTCLLHRYRHILGLWQPDIGPYGGLLNVVVDGLFIIGWMYLPPHDPHVDDPMRFKPLFRIHLMERKSATVECMYGHKGPHNGHIQIVKKDEFSTKCNQTDHHRMSGGRQEEFRTWLREEWGRTLEDIFHEHMQELILMKFIYTSQYDNCLTYRRIYLPPSSPEDLIKPGLFKGTYGSHGLEIVMLSFHGRKAKGTKITGDPNIPAGQQTVEIDLAHPLQLPDIENLRDFSELSRIVLEVQEQVRREEQEEEQRREDEDRFQQAATSPAAQPQGGEGAEGEETASGAERAAQDKAPASQPFVLPMGVISRNEDYPRTCRVCFYGTGLIAGHGFTSPERTPGVFVLFDDDRFGFIWLELKSFSLYSRIKVSFQNAEAPSREAFDEMLKNIQSLAT, encoded by the exons ATGGCGGTGTGTGCCCGGCTGTGCGGGGTCGGCCCGGCGCGGGGCTGCCGCCGGCGCGGGGCGGCACGGGAACAGCGGCGGGGAGGCGGAGGGGACAGCGAGCCCGACACCGACACGGACCCCGAGGAGGCTGGAGGCGGCGGAGGCGCTTCCGCTGAGGACGACGAATTGACGGAGCGCATCGAGTGCGCCAGGCCCGCGCCGCACCCCGCCGAGGTGGGTCCGAACGGGCGGGCACCGATGTCCCTCCTGGAGCTGCCTCCCGAGCTGCTGGTGCAGATCTTCGGCTCGCTGCCCGGCACCGACCTGCCCAGCCTGGCCCGGGTCTGCACCACCTTCCGTCGCATCCTCCGCACCGACACCATCTGGAGGCGGCGCTGCCGGGAAG AGTACGGCGTGTGTGAAAACCTGCGCAAGTTGGAGATCACAGGCGTGTCCTGCAGGGATGTCTATGCCAAAC GTATAAACCCACGGGTGAAGTCGGGGCGTTTTATGAAAATCCTTCCCGACTACGAGCACATGGAGTACAGAGATGTTTACACCTGCC TGCTGCACCGGTACCGACACATCCTGGGCTTGTGGCAGCCGGACATTGGGCCCTATGGGGGACTGCTGAACGTGGTG GTGGATGGCCTGTTCATCATTGGATGGATGTACCTGCCACCTCACGACCCTCACGTCGATGACCCGATGAGATTCAAACCTCTCTTCAGGATCCATCTGATGGAGAGGAAATCTGCAACGGTTGAGTGCATGTATGGCCATAAGGGACCTCATAATGGCCACATCCAG ATTGTGAAGAAGGACGAGTTCTCCACCAAATGCAACCAGACAGATCACCACCGCATGTCAGGGGGAAGGCAGGAG GAATTCCGGACATGGCTGCGGGAAGAGTGGGGTCGCACACTGGAGGACATCTTCCATGAGCACATGCAAGAGCTCATCTTGATGAAGTTCATCTACACCAGCCAATATGA CAACTGCTTGACATACCGACGCATCTACCTCCCTCCGAGCAGCCCTGAGGACCTCATCAAGCCAGGTCTCTTTAAGGGGACGTATGGGAGCCATGGGCTGGAGATTGTCATGTTGAGCTTTCATGGGAGGAAAGCCAAGGGGACTAAAATCACT GGAGATCCCAACATCCCAGCTGGGCAGCAGACTGTGGAGATAGACCTGGCTCACCCCCTGCAGCTGCCTGACATCGAGAACCTTCGTGATTTCAGTGAGCTCTCTCGCATTGTCCTGGAGGTGCAGGAGCAGGTGCGGcgggaggagcaggaggaggagcagcgCAGAGAGGACGAGGATCGCTTCCAGCAGGCTGCCACCTcacctgctgcacagccccaagGAGGAGAAGGTGCTGAAGGGGAAGAGACTGCTTCTGGGGCGGAACGGGCAGCCCAGGACAAGGCTCCAGCATCCCAGCCCTTCGTGCTGCCCATGGGGGTGATATCGAGGAACGAGGACTATCCCCGGACCTGCCGCGTTTG TTTCTATGGGACGGGGCTCATCGCTGGCCATGGCTTCACCAGCCCCGAGCGAACGCCCggtgtttttgttctctttgacGACGATCGCTTTGGATTCATCTGGTTGGAGCTCAAGTCCTTCAGTCTCTACAGTCGGATCAAAGTCTCCTTCCAGAACGCCGAAGCGCCTTCCCGGGAGGCTTTTGatgaaatgctgaagaacaTTCAGTCGTTGGCCACTTGA